In Cryptomeria japonica chromosome 10, Sugi_1.0, whole genome shotgun sequence, a genomic segment contains:
- the LOC131034899 gene encoding PRA1 family protein B4 → MAATAPILPLSQMPLLSSPEARVFFSKISESAKNAVYNRRPWAELVDHNTFSKPESLAEAAARIRKNWSYFRINYTILLSVTVAFSLVSHPISLFLLMVLLGGWLFLYFFRNGPLVLYNRHFSDTEILGVLTIMSFAVVFFTDVMSVVISAIMVGLAIVCAHGAFRSPEDLFLPEHTVATFV, encoded by the coding sequence ATGGCAGCAACAGCTCCGATTCTTCCTTTGTCTCAGATGCCTTTGCTTTCAAGTCCCGAAGCCCGGGTATTTTTCTCCAAGATCTCCGAGAGCGCAAAAAATGCAGTGTATAATCGTCGGCCATGGGCGGAGCTTGTAGATCACAACACCTTCTCCAAACCAGAGTCCTTGGCGGAGGCAGCCGCCAGAATTCGCAAGAACTGGAGCTATTTCCGCATAAATTATACGATTCTGCTGAGCGTTACAGTGGCCTTCAGCCTGGTGTCGCATCCAATTTCCCTCTTTTTGCTAATGGTGCTGCTTGGAGGTTGGCTTTTTCTCTACTTCTTCCGCAACGGGCCTCTGGTGCTGTATAACAGGCACTTCAGTGATACAGAGATTTTGGGGGTATTGACCATCATGAGTTTTGCCGTTGTCTTTTTCACTGATGTGATGTCTGTTGTGATTTCTGCAATTATGGTTGGATTGGCGATTGTTTGCGCGCATGGAGCATTCAGGTCGCCTGAGGATCTGTTTCTGCCTGAACACACTGTCGCCACATTTGTTTGA